The following are from one region of the Candidatus Tumulicola sp. genome:
- a CDS encoding HAD family hydrolase, with protein sequence MNARAVVIDIDGTLVDHSLRIDLADAAAIARARQAGLTVWLATGRLFSAAKPFAQELGLRGPIIVLNGAAVYDIESEKVVDAHPLVRAVALRAYDSLKAKDLHVQLYFGDHLYLDRRNRFSEHYLAISRVEPVMVPDLRELLTGGGASTPGPLKVLGVAPPERVLETIPLLARELGKDAQVFRSQPEFLEITDPTADKGRALEAVARRERIPAQDIAAIGDSDNDIPMFRTSGQSFAVENGTTSAKQAASCIVAAQGSGGVAEAIALLLGERVGG encoded by the coding sequence GTGAACGCTCGCGCCGTCGTCATCGATATCGACGGCACGCTGGTCGACCACTCCCTGCGCATCGATCTCGCGGACGCGGCGGCGATCGCGCGTGCGCGGCAAGCGGGGCTCACGGTGTGGCTGGCGACGGGCCGTCTCTTCAGCGCGGCCAAGCCGTTTGCGCAAGAGCTCGGCCTGCGCGGACCGATCATCGTGCTCAACGGCGCCGCCGTCTACGACATCGAAAGCGAAAAGGTCGTGGACGCCCATCCGCTGGTCCGCGCGGTGGCTCTGCGCGCCTACGATTCGCTGAAGGCGAAGGACCTTCACGTCCAGCTGTATTTCGGCGACCACCTCTATCTCGACAGGCGCAACCGCTTCTCGGAGCACTACCTCGCGATCTCGCGGGTGGAACCGGTCATGGTTCCGGATTTGCGCGAACTGCTTACCGGCGGCGGCGCGAGCACACCGGGCCCATTGAAAGTCCTCGGGGTGGCGCCGCCCGAGCGTGTGCTCGAAACCATCCCGCTGCTTGCGCGCGAGCTTGGCAAGGACGCGCAAGTCTTTCGGAGCCAGCCGGAATTTCTCGAGATCACCGACCCGACCGCGGACAAGGGTCGCGCGCTGGAGGCCGTCGCGCGCCGTGAGCGGATTCCGGCTCAGGATATCGCCGCGATCGGCGATTCCGACAACGACATCCCGATGTTCCGGACCTCTGGGCAGAGCTTCGCGGTAGAAAACGGCACGACGTCGGCCAAGCAGGCTGCGAGCTGCATCGTGGCGGCGCAAGGCAGCGGCGGCGTCGCTGAGGCGATCGCTCTGCTGCTGGGTGAGCGGGTCGGTGGCTGA